The proteins below are encoded in one region of Pseudomonadota bacterium:
- a CDS encoding RNA-binding protein has product MKIFVGNLPFSVDEAKLREMFAPYGEVDSANVITDRETGRPRGFAFVEMADADARKAIQGLENHQMEGRTLNVNEARAREGGGGGGRGGFGGGRGGGGYR; this is encoded by the coding sequence ATGAAGATTTTCGTAGGAAACCTGCCGTTCAGCGTCGATGAGGCCAAGCTGCGTGAGATGTTCGCGCCGTACGGCGAGGTCGACTCCGCCAACGTGATCACCGACCGTGAGACCGGCAGGCCGCGCGGCTTCGCCTTCGTCGAGATGGCGGACGCGGATGCTCGCAAGGCGATCCAGGGCCTGGAGAACCACCAGATGGAAGGCCGCACGCTCAACGTGAACGAGGCCCGCGCCCGCGAGGGCGGCGGCGGCGGCGGCCGCGGCGGGTTCGGCGGCGGTCGTGGCGGCGGCGGCTACCGCTAG